The following proteins come from a genomic window of Fontisubflavum oceani:
- a CDS encoding ribonuclease HII, with protein MQDGPDFSHERALGGSVAGVDEVGRGPLAGPVTAAAVVLDPGAIPEGLNDSKKVPQAKREVLFDTLHEVAQVSIGWADIDEIDALNIRGASLLAMRRAVEGLPHAPSHALIDGNAVPPDMPCAATTLIKGDARSLSIAAASIVAKVARDRVMVALAQQHPGYGWERNAGYGTAEHLAALRDLGVTPAHRRSFKPVHNILYQANN; from the coding sequence ATGCAAGATGGACCTGATTTCTCCCATGAACGGGCTCTCGGCGGCAGTGTTGCCGGTGTCGATGAAGTGGGGCGTGGACCGCTGGCCGGGCCAGTGACGGCGGCGGCTGTGGTGCTTGATCCGGGTGCGATCCCGGAGGGGCTGAACGATTCCAAGAAAGTGCCTCAGGCAAAGCGGGAGGTGTTGTTTGACACCCTGCATGAGGTCGCTCAAGTGTCGATTGGCTGGGCGGATATCGATGAGATTGATGCTCTGAACATCCGAGGTGCGTCTCTCCTGGCGATGCGCCGCGCGGTGGAGGGGCTGCCCCATGCCCCATCTCATGCCCTCATCGATGGCAATGCGGTGCCGCCGGATATGCCTTGCGCTGCGACGACGCTTATCAAAGGCGACGCACGATCCCTGTCGATCGCGGCGGCCTCCATCGTGGCGAAAGTGGCGCGCGACCGGGTGATGGTGGCACTGGCGCAACAGCATCCCGGCTATGGCTGGGAACGGAACGCGGGTTATGGCACGGCTGAGCATTTGGCCGCTCTGCGAGATTTGGGTGTGACCCCCGCTCATAGGCGTTCGTTCAAACCTGTCCACAATATCTTGTATCAAGCAAATAACTAA
- a CDS encoding cupin domain-containing protein gives MSQDFGFDWAIAPLTRDEFFNTYFEKKHVVVKRGQPDYYSSLLSFAQIDHVVTTMGLYSPEITVTKSDGHAHGTDSDTDAAPKPATDSDTTAKPQETDSDTAPATDSDTHGSGGHGAHTIQPGDYSYESGYIDPVRVAQLFADGATVILSGLHERLPQLGLFCRALENALSCRAQTNIYMTPTASQGFRPHYDSHDVLVLQVEGTKEWRIYDTPVELPLNSQGFNPHDVPIGEETDRFVLEPGDMCYVPRGLAHDAVATDETSLHITTGLMTRSWADLMAEAVNVVAHKDAAFRHALPPGFANPGFDASAYEQTFRDLMHKLADTAPFAPLLSGFKQEFIANRVPRVEGQLAQVGKLGDLSGDSIVGARPHLVYDMAVMDGGDGKDPSVSVLCYGAEITLPAHAETALRYALETPSFRLADMPGDLDDAGKIVLVKRLVREGMMVLHD, from the coding sequence ATGTCTCAAGATTTTGGTTTTGATTGGGCGATTGCGCCCCTGACCCGTGACGAGTTCTTCAACACCTATTTTGAAAAGAAACATGTGGTCGTGAAGCGCGGCCAGCCGGACTATTACAGCAGTCTCCTATCCTTCGCCCAGATCGACCATGTGGTGACAACGATGGGTCTCTACAGCCCCGAAATCACGGTCACCAAATCCGATGGCCACGCCCACGGAACAGATAGTGACACCGACGCCGCGCCAAAGCCCGCAACCGACAGTGACACGACCGCGAAACCCCAGGAGACAGACAGTGACACCGCGCCCGCTACAGATAGCGATACCCACGGCAGCGGTGGCCACGGCGCTCATACGATCCAGCCTGGCGATTACAGCTATGAAAGCGGCTATATCGATCCGGTCCGCGTGGCGCAGCTCTTCGCCGATGGCGCGACGGTGATCCTGTCGGGGCTACACGAGCGCCTGCCGCAGCTTGGACTGTTCTGCCGCGCATTGGAGAATGCGCTGTCTTGCCGAGCGCAGACCAATATCTACATGACCCCCACGGCGTCCCAAGGGTTCCGCCCGCATTATGACAGCCATGATGTGCTGGTGCTTCAGGTCGAGGGCACGAAGGAATGGCGCATCTATGACACGCCGGTCGAGCTGCCGCTGAACTCTCAAGGGTTCAACCCGCATGACGTGCCCATCGGCGAAGAGACTGATCGGTTTGTGCTGGAGCCTGGCGATATGTGCTATGTGCCGCGCGGGCTGGCCCATGACGCGGTGGCGACTGACGAGACGTCGCTGCATATCACCACCGGCCTGATGACCCGGAGCTGGGCCGATCTGATGGCCGAAGCCGTCAATGTGGTGGCGCATAAAGATGCCGCTTTCCGTCATGCGCTGCCGCCCGGGTTTGCCAATCCGGGGTTTGATGCATCGGCCTACGAGCAGACGTTCCGCGACTTGATGCACAAGCTGGCGGATACCGCGCCCTTTGCGCCGCTTCTTTCCGGTTTCAAGCAAGAGTTCATCGCCAACCGTGTCCCGCGAGTCGAGGGGCAATTGGCGCAGGTTGGAAAGCTCGGTGATCTGTCAGGCGACAGCATCGTCGGCGCCCGTCCGCATCTGGTCTATGACATGGCCGTCATGGATGGTGGTGACGGGAAAGACCCCTCCGTCAGCGTCCTCTGCTATGGTGCCGAGATCACACTCCCGGCCCACGCGGAAACGGCGCTGCGCTATGCGCTGGAGACACCTTCGTTCAGATTGGCCGACATGCCCGGCGATCTGGACGACGCGGGCAAGATCGTTTTGGTCAAAAGACTGGTCCGCGAGGGGATGATGGTGCTGCACGACTAA
- a CDS encoding L-serine ammonia-lyase: MFLSIFDIFKIGIGPSSSHTMGPMSAAARFLDDLRNGREREPGAGEVAALCCSLHGSLAFTGKGHATDRAVILGLCGLRPDTLDPDAAASIEAEVMETGRVTPEGLPELRFDPARDLVFDYDQTLPGHANGMILRAFDDAGNLYLEETYYSIGGGFVLTAAELEAQSHGGAAQFHAEKEEVGYPYPFGSAAEMLEMGRRSGKSIVEMKWANELAVSDRGSVTQKVVALRGVMDACIDRGLRIEGELPGGLQVKRRAKAIHEQLQAEAGQNIAQPHTVNDWLSVYAMAVNEENAAGGQVVTAPTNGAAGVIPAVLRYYKAHCIGASEAGAMDFLMAAAAIGGLIKHNASISGAEVGCQGEVGSAAAMAAAGLCAALGGTNEQIENAAEIALEHHLGMTCDPAAGLVQVPCIERNGLGAIKAVSAASLALRGDGTHFMPLDNCIEAMRQTGLDMNTKYKETSLGGLAVNLPEC; encoded by the coding sequence ATGTTTCTGAGTATCTTCGACATCTTCAAGATCGGCATTGGGCCGTCTTCGTCCCACACGATGGGCCCGATGAGTGCGGCGGCGCGGTTTCTCGACGACCTGCGCAATGGGCGCGAGCGGGAGCCGGGCGCGGGCGAGGTTGCGGCGCTGTGCTGTTCACTTCACGGCTCCTTGGCCTTCACCGGCAAAGGCCATGCGACGGATCGCGCGGTGATATTGGGGCTCTGCGGACTCCGCCCCGATACATTGGACCCAGATGCAGCGGCCTCGATCGAAGCCGAGGTCATGGAAACTGGGCGTGTGACACCTGAGGGGTTGCCGGAGTTGCGCTTCGACCCGGCGCGGGATTTGGTCTTCGACTATGACCAGACGCTGCCGGGCCATGCCAATGGGATGATCCTGCGGGCCTTTGACGATGCGGGAAACCTCTACCTGGAAGAGACCTATTACTCGATTGGCGGCGGCTTCGTGCTGACCGCCGCTGAGTTGGAGGCGCAAAGCCATGGCGGTGCCGCGCAGTTTCACGCCGAAAAGGAAGAGGTCGGCTATCCCTATCCGTTTGGGTCCGCCGCAGAGATGCTGGAGATGGGTCGCCGGTCGGGCAAAAGCATTGTCGAGATGAAATGGGCCAATGAGTTGGCAGTCTCGGATCGCGGGTCGGTGACGCAGAAAGTCGTGGCTCTGCGCGGTGTGATGGATGCCTGCATCGACCGCGGATTGCGGATCGAGGGCGAATTGCCGGGCGGGCTGCAGGTCAAGCGGCGCGCGAAGGCGATCCATGAACAGCTTCAGGCCGAGGCGGGGCAGAACATCGCGCAGCCGCATACAGTGAATGACTGGTTAAGCGTCTATGCGATGGCAGTGAATGAGGAAAACGCGGCCGGTGGGCAGGTGGTGACCGCGCCGACCAATGGCGCGGCTGGCGTGATCCCGGCGGTGCTGCGCTATTACAAAGCGCATTGCATTGGGGCGAGCGAGGCTGGCGCGATGGACTTCCTGATGGCGGCGGCGGCGATTGGCGGGCTGATCAAGCACAACGCGTCGATCTCGGGTGCTGAGGTCGGGTGCCAGGGCGAGGTTGGATCAGCGGCAGCGATGGCGGCGGCAGGGCTCTGTGCGGCTTTGGGCGGGACGAATGAACAGATCGAAAACGCAGCCGAGATCGCGCTTGAGCATCATCTGGGCATGACCTGCGACCCGGCGGCGGGTCTGGTGCAGGTGCCGTGTATCGAGCGCAATGGTTTGGGGGCGATCAAAGCTGTGTCGGCGGCATCATTGGCTCTGCGCGGAGACGGGACGCATTTCATGCCGCTCGACAATTGTATCGAGGCGATGCGGCAGACCGGCCTTGATATGAACACCAAGTATAAAGAGACCAGTCTTGGTGGTCTGGCGGTGAACCTGCCCGAGTGCTGA
- a CDS encoding lipocalin family protein — MRLIPILLLLAACGLAVPSYRDPSVTIASNASFDPNRYLGRWYEVARYPNAFQDGCAGAIADYSAGLAGEILVQNTCIDANGDAIRTIAGRATLSGPGRFSIRLSGVLTSAPYWVLWVDEGYRTAVIGQPDGRAGWILNRDPVIPADRLAAAREVLAFNGYDLSRLEPSGAMIPR, encoded by the coding sequence ATGCGTCTGATACCTATTTTGCTCTTGCTTGCTGCGTGCGGCCTCGCCGTGCCGAGCTACCGCGATCCTTCCGTCACGATCGCCTCCAACGCGAGTTTTGACCCGAACCGCTATCTTGGCCGCTGGTATGAGGTGGCGCGCTATCCGAATGCCTTTCAGGACGGGTGCGCAGGGGCCATCGCTGATTATTCTGCGGGGCTTGCCGGCGAAATCTTGGTGCAGAACACTTGTATCGATGCAAATGGCGACGCAATTCGCACCATCGCTGGCCGGGCGACACTATCCGGGCCGGGCCGTTTTTCGATCAGGTTGTCAGGGGTGCTGACATCGGCTCCCTATTGGGTGTTATGGGTTGATGAGGGCTATCGGACAGCGGTGATCGGCCAACCCGATGGGCGTGCAGGGTGGATCCTCAATCGCGATCCGGTGATCCCGGCGGACCGTCTGGCTGCGGCGCGCGAGGTTCTGGCGTTCAACGGCTATGATCTGTCCAGGCTGGAGCCAAGCGGGGCGATGATCCCGCGTTGA
- a CDS encoding extracellular solute-binding protein, whose amino-acid sequence MTRTLAVLLGTTIAASALTAAEAQELNLYSSRHYDTDERLYSDFTDLTGITINRIEGNADELIARMEAEGENSPADVFLTVDTVRLARAANLGLLQPTESDVLEASIPAFLQDDDNRWFGFSQRSRILFYDPADVPNPPQTYQDLASPEYEGQICIRSSTNVYTQNITAALVAHLGEEAVAEWAEAVVGNFARDPQGGDTDQLRGIVSGECDIAMSNTYYFARAIRRPVDGLSDSLDMIEWVFPNQNDLGAHMNISGGGVAAHAPNRENAIAFLEYLASDQAQEYFSAGNDEYPAVPGVALAPSVAELGFFRPDVIDLSEIADNIETATEILNAAGWE is encoded by the coding sequence ATGACCCGCACACTGGCCGTCCTTTTGGGCACGACCATCGCCGCAAGCGCGCTGACCGCTGCCGAGGCGCAAGAGTTGAACCTGTATTCCTCGCGTCACTACGACACCGATGAGCGTCTCTATTCTGACTTCACCGATCTAACCGGGATCACCATCAACCGGATCGAAGGCAATGCCGACGAGCTGATCGCGCGGATGGAAGCCGAGGGCGAGAACAGCCCCGCTGACGTCTTCCTGACCGTCGACACCGTACGCCTGGCGCGCGCCGCCAACCTTGGTCTGTTGCAGCCGACCGAGAGCGATGTGCTCGAAGCGAGCATCCCGGCATTCTTACAGGACGATGACAACCGTTGGTTCGGCTTCTCGCAGCGCTCGCGTATCCTGTTCTACGATCCCGCTGATGTGCCGAACCCGCCGCAGACCTACCAGGATCTGGCGAGCCCGGAATATGAAGGGCAGATCTGCATCCGCTCCTCGACCAACGTCTACACCCAGAACATCACCGCGGCCTTGGTGGCCCATCTGGGTGAAGAGGCTGTGGCCGAATGGGCCGAAGCCGTGGTCGGCAACTTCGCGCGTGACCCGCAAGGCGGCGATACCGATCAGTTGCGCGGCATCGTGTCGGGCGAATGTGATATCGCCATGTCGAACACCTATTATTTCGCACGCGCAATCCGGAGACCGGTTGATGGTCTGTCGGACAGCCTCGACATGATCGAATGGGTGTTCCCGAACCAAAACGACCTTGGCGCTCATATGAACATCTCGGGCGGTGGTGTTGCGGCGCATGCGCCGAACCGTGAGAACGCGATTGCTTTCCTTGAGTATCTCGCCTCCGACCAGGCGCAGGAATACTTCTCGGCCGGTAATGACGAGTACCCTGCTGTGCCTGGTGTGGCATTGGCTCCGTCGGTTGCCGAACTGGGCTTCTTCCGCCCCGACGTGATCGATCTTTCCGAGATCGCGGACAATATCGAGACCGCAACGGAAATCCTGAACGCTGCTGGCTGGGAATAA
- a CDS encoding MFS transporter, which yields MKAGIGFLVLGYVLSQFYRAFLAVLAPVLEADIGASTDDLARASGLWFAAFALMQLPVGWALDHLGPRRTSSILFALGGAGGAALFAVAQGPVAIQIAMVLIGLGCAPVLMASYFIFARVYSPGVFATLAGLTVGVSSLGNIASALPMAWAVEAIGWRETVAVFAALTLLVAAGMALLVRDPEKLDGTARGSLFDLLRNPALWLILPLMFICYAPAAGMRGLWIAPYVTDIYDADLVQIGHVTLAMSLAMVIGSFAYGPLDRLFGTRKWVLLPGNLLAGLLCIVFWFAPPTTLWSATALFAAIGLFGASYPMMIAHGRSFFPPHLMGRGVTLLNLFGMGGAGVMQFASGPYFAHLSTRNDPEAAYAALFGAFGVVVLIGVAIYLFSQDRTD from the coding sequence GTGAAGGCTGGTATCGGGTTTTTGGTGCTGGGCTATGTGCTCAGTCAGTTTTATCGTGCGTTTTTAGCCGTTTTGGCGCCGGTTCTAGAGGCTGATATCGGGGCAAGCACCGATGACCTCGCTCGCGCATCAGGCCTTTGGTTCGCGGCCTTTGCCTTGATGCAATTGCCGGTTGGTTGGGCGCTTGATCATCTTGGTCCGCGGCGCACCTCCTCTATTCTCTTCGCACTTGGGGGTGCAGGCGGGGCCGCGCTCTTTGCTGTCGCGCAAGGGCCTGTGGCGATTCAGATTGCGATGGTTCTAATCGGCCTCGGCTGCGCGCCGGTCTTGATGGCCAGCTATTTCATCTTTGCCCGCGTCTACTCGCCGGGCGTCTTTGCGACACTCGCCGGATTGACCGTGGGCGTCAGTTCTCTCGGCAATATCGCGAGCGCTTTGCCGATGGCCTGGGCAGTGGAAGCCATCGGTTGGCGCGAAACCGTCGCGGTTTTCGCGGCACTGACTCTTTTGGTTGCGGCGGGGATGGCGCTTTTGGTCCGCGACCCAGAGAAGCTGGACGGCACAGCACGCGGATCGCTGTTCGATCTGCTCCGCAATCCCGCGCTCTGGCTGATCCTGCCGCTGATGTTCATATGCTACGCCCCAGCAGCGGGCATGAGGGGGCTCTGGATTGCGCCCTATGTAACCGACATCTACGATGCCGATCTTGTTCAAATTGGCCATGTCACTTTGGCGATGAGCCTCGCGATGGTGATCGGCAGCTTTGCTTATGGACCACTTGACCGGCTCTTTGGCACGCGAAAATGGGTTCTGCTGCCGGGCAACCTCCTGGCTGGCCTGCTCTGCATCGTTTTCTGGTTTGCCCCGCCAACGACCCTCTGGAGTGCAACGGCCCTTTTTGCCGCGATTGGGCTTTTCGGAGCGTCTTATCCAATGATGATCGCCCATGGGCGGAGCTTCTTTCCACCACATTTGATGGGGCGCGGCGTCACCCTCTTGAACCTGTTTGGCATGGGCGGCGCCGGGGTGATGCAATTTGCGAGCGGACCCTATTTTGCACATCTCTCGACCCGGAATGACCCCGAAGCGGCCTATGCCGCGCTCTTCGGGGCGTTCGGCGTTGTCGTGCTGATCGGCGTTGCGATCTATCTGTTTAGCCAGGACCGCACCGACTGA
- a CDS encoding SulP family inorganic anion transporter, which produces MSPDFLTRMRVDWLGNIRGDLLSGLVVALALIPEAIAFSIIAGVDPKIGLYASFSIAVITAIAGGRPGMISAATAATAVLMVTLVRDHGLEYLLAATVLAGLLQIAAGALKLGRVMRFVSRSVMTGFVNALAILIFLAQLPELIGVPWLTYVMVAGGLAIIYLFPYLTTAIPSPLVCILVLTSLALVFGMDLRTVGDMGELPDTLPMFLIPDIPLTWETLQIILPYSAAVAAVGLLESLMTAQIVDDLTDTKSDKNQECIGQGLANTATGFIGGMAGCAMIGQSMINVKSGGRGRLSCFAAGVFLLILIVVLGDIVSIIPMAALVAIMIMVSIGTFSWSSIKNLRDHPRSSSIVMLATVIVTVYTHNLAIGVLTGVLLSGIFFAGKIAQLFKITSELSDDETTRTYHVHGQLFFASADDFAAAFDFGEVLERVVIDVTRAHIWDISSVAALDMAVLKFRRDGAEVEIKGLNQASETIVDRLAEHDKPGAMERLMGH; this is translated from the coding sequence ATGTCCCCTGACTTTCTCACCCGCATGCGGGTCGATTGGCTTGGCAATATCCGCGGCGACTTGCTGTCGGGCTTGGTTGTGGCGCTCGCATTGATCCCTGAGGCGATTGCCTTCTCGATCATCGCCGGTGTCGATCCGAAGATTGGGCTCTACGCGTCTTTCTCGATCGCCGTCATCACGGCCATTGCAGGTGGGCGCCCCGGGATGATCTCGGCGGCAACGGCGGCGACAGCAGTTCTGATGGTGACGCTGGTTCGCGATCACGGACTGGAGTATCTCCTGGCCGCGACGGTTCTGGCCGGTTTGCTGCAGATTGCAGCGGGAGCCTTGAAACTCGGGCGTGTGATGCGGTTCGTCTCTCGTTCGGTGATGACGGGGTTCGTGAACGCGCTGGCAATCCTGATCTTCCTGGCGCAATTGCCTGAGCTGATCGGGGTGCCATGGCTGACCTATGTGATGGTCGCGGGCGGGTTGGCGATCATCTATCTCTTCCCCTATCTGACCACCGCGATCCCCTCACCTTTGGTCTGTATCCTGGTGCTGACTTCGCTGGCGTTGGTCTTCGGGATGGATCTGCGCACCGTGGGCGATATGGGCGAATTGCCCGATACACTGCCGATGTTCCTGATCCCCGATATCCCACTCACCTGGGAAACCTTGCAGATCATCCTGCCCTATTCCGCCGCAGTGGCCGCAGTGGGCCTGCTGGAAAGCCTAATGACGGCGCAGATCGTCGATGATCTGACGGATACAAAATCGGACAAGAACCAGGAGTGCATCGGTCAGGGTCTGGCGAATACGGCAACCGGATTCATCGGCGGCATGGCGGGCTGCGCGATGATCGGTCAGTCGATGATCAACGTGAAATCCGGCGGTCGCGGGCGGCTCAGCTGCTTTGCGGCGGGTGTGTTCCTTCTGATCCTGATCGTCGTGCTCGGTGATATCGTCTCGATCATTCCGATGGCGGCGCTGGTTGCGATCATGATCATGGTGTCGATCGGAACCTTCTCTTGGTCGTCGATCAAGAACCTGCGCGATCACCCGCGCAGCTCTTCAATCGTCATGCTCGCCACGGTGATTGTGACGGTCTACACCCACAATCTGGCGATTGGGGTGCTGACCGGTGTGCTGCTGTCTGGCATCTTCTTCGCGGGTAAGATCGCGCAACTCTTCAAGATCACATCCGAGCTGTCCGATGACGAGACGACGCGGACTTATCATGTGCATGGGCAATTGTTCTTCGCCTCCGCCGATGATTTTGCGGCGGCATTTGACTTTGGCGAAGTTTTGGAGCGGGTCGTGATTGACGTTACCCGCGCCCATATCTGGGACATCTCGTCTGTTGCCGCGCTGGACATGGCCGTGCTGAAATTCCGCAGAGATGGCGCGGAAGTTGAAATCAAAGGCCTAAACCAAGCATCCGAAACCATCGTGGATCGACTGGCCGAGCATGACAAACCCGGCGCGATGGAGCGCCTTATGGGCCATTGA
- a CDS encoding universal stress protein, whose product MGKIIALVDGSTYSESVCDHAAWVAKGKGWSVDILHVIGRRDESTDPRNLSGNIGLGARTALLHELAELDAQRAKLAQKRGRAILEDAVARVSADGVKAHSKLRMGDLVETLREMETEADLVIVGKRGEAADFATMHLGSNLERAVRSSTKPVLVASRAFQPVKKLLVAFDGGTSALKAVDHIARSELFAGLDIHLLTVGNESTAAKRGIEGAAALLKGAGYEVTSEIVAGEPDKVIADRAEAHDFDLLIMGAYGHSRIRNLFIGSTTTEMIRSCKVPVLLFR is encoded by the coding sequence ATGGGCAAGATTATCGCATTGGTAGACGGCTCAACCTATTCGGAGAGCGTCTGCGATCACGCGGCCTGGGTGGCGAAGGGCAAAGGCTGGTCAGTGGATATCCTCCATGTGATCGGGCGGCGCGATGAAAGCACGGACCCGCGCAACCTCTCCGGCAATATCGGCTTGGGCGCGCGCACGGCGCTATTGCACGAACTGGCCGAGCTTGATGCGCAGCGTGCCAAACTGGCGCAAAAGCGCGGGCGCGCGATTTTGGAAGATGCGGTGGCGCGGGTCAGCGCCGATGGAGTTAAGGCGCATTCCAAGCTGCGTATGGGCGACCTGGTCGAAACGCTTCGCGAGATGGAGACCGAGGCCGACCTGGTCATCGTTGGCAAACGTGGCGAGGCCGCGGATTTCGCCACGATGCATCTGGGCAGCAATCTGGAGCGCGCCGTGCGTTCCTCGACCAAACCGGTCTTGGTCGCCTCCCGGGCGTTTCAACCGGTGAAGAAGCTGCTGGTGGCTTTCGATGGCGGGACGTCCGCCCTGAAAGCGGTCGATCACATCGCGCGGTCAGAGCTTTTTGCCGGTCTCGATATTCACCTGCTGACCGTCGGTAACGAGAGCACCGCTGCGAAACGCGGGATCGAAGGGGCAGCGGCGCTCTTGAAGGGCGCGGGCTATGAGGTGACCAGCGAGATCGTGGCAGGCGAGCCGGATAAGGTGATTGCCGACCGCGCCGAAGCGCATGATTTCGATCTGTTGATCATGGGGGCCTATGGCCATTCCCGGATCAGGAATCTCTTTATCGGCTCAACCACGACTGAGATGATCCGCTCCTGCAAGGTGCCTGTTTTGCTGTTCCGCTAA
- a CDS encoding DEAD/DEAH box helicase, with the protein MFDFDMLGLSPTLMTALKKTGFTEPTPIQNQAIPLALDGHDIMGLAQTGTGKTLAFGLPLIEHLLALPGKPDPKTAKALILAPTRELTNQIAESLRVFTTGTPLKVQVVVGGQSINAQMKRLERGTDILVATPGRLIDLMDRGAVKLHTVQHLVLDEADQMLDMGFIHALRRIAPKLGTPRQTMLFSATMPKQMEEISQAYLTNPRRVQVSPPGKAADKITQSVHFVEKADKPTKLREVLSRDLDALTLVFSRTKHGAEKLMKGLVADGFNAASIHGNKSQGQRDRAIKAFRDGQITILVATDVAARGIDIPGVAYVVNFDLPNVPDNYVHRIGRTARAGREGEAISFCAADEIDYLNQIEKLMKIEIPVAGGTRPAAVKPEKTGRRGGQRRRGQGGGGNKPQGQSAGKPQGNNSNRKPRRPRRRRAA; encoded by the coding sequence TTGTTCGATTTCGATATGCTCGGCCTCTCGCCGACCTTGATGACCGCGTTGAAGAAAACCGGCTTCACAGAACCCACACCGATTCAAAACCAGGCGATTCCGCTTGCCCTCGACGGTCATGACATCATGGGCTTGGCCCAAACCGGCACCGGCAAGACCCTGGCCTTTGGCCTGCCTTTGATTGAGCATCTCTTGGCGCTGCCCGGCAAACCCGATCCCAAAACGGCAAAGGCGCTGATCCTTGCGCCCACTCGCGAGCTGACCAATCAGATCGCCGAAAGCCTGCGGGTCTTTACCACTGGCACACCTTTGAAAGTGCAGGTCGTCGTTGGCGGCCAGTCGATCAATGCTCAAATGAAGCGTTTGGAGCGGGGCACGGATATCCTCGTCGCGACACCGGGCCGGCTGATCGACCTGATGGATCGCGGTGCGGTGAAGCTGCACACGGTTCAGCATCTGGTGCTGGATGAGGCCGATCAGATGCTCGATATGGGCTTTATTCACGCGCTGCGCCGGATCGCCCCGAAACTGGGCACACCGCGCCAAACCATGCTGTTCTCGGCTACGATGCCGAAGCAGATGGAAGAGATCAGCCAGGCCTACCTAACCAACCCGCGCCGGGTGCAAGTCTCGCCCCCGGGCAAAGCCGCTGACAAGATCACCCAATCGGTCCATTTCGTTGAAAAGGCCGATAAGCCAACGAAGCTCCGCGAGGTTCTCTCCCGCGATCTCGACGCGCTGACCCTGGTCTTCTCCCGCACCAAACATGGTGCCGAAAAGCTGATGAAAGGCTTGGTCGCCGATGGGTTCAATGCCGCCTCGATCCATGGCAACAAATCGCAAGGTCAGCGTGACCGAGCGATCAAAGCCTTCCGCGACGGCCAAATCACCATTCTGGTGGCCACCGATGTGGCCGCGCGGGGCATCGACATCCCAGGCGTGGCCTATGTGGTGAATTTCGACCTGCCCAATGTGCCAGACAATTATGTGCACCGGATTGGGCGCACCGCACGGGCGGGCCGTGAGGGCGAGGCGATCTCGTTCTGCGCCGCCGATGAGATCGACTATCTGAACCAGATCGAAAAGCTGATGAAGATCGAGATCCCAGTCGCTGGCGGCACGCGACCCGCCGCTGTCAAACCCGAGAAAACCGGCCGCAGGGGCGGTCAACGCCGCCGTGGTCAAGGTGGCGGTGGCAACAAGCCCCAGGGCCAAAGCGCAGGCAAACCGCAAGGTAACAACAGCAACCGCAAGCCGCGCAGACCTCGCCGTCGCCGTGCGGCCTGA
- a CDS encoding aspartate-semialdehyde dehydrogenase, whose product MGYRVVIAGATGNVGREMLNILAERQFPVDEIAVLASRKSLGTECSFGDETLTTKDLDTFDFTGWDIALFAIGSDATKTYAPRAAKAGCVVIDNSSLYRYDPDVPLVVPEVNPEAVDGYAKKNIIANPNCSTAQMVVALKPLHDRATIKRVVVSTYQSVSGAGKGGMDELWDQTKGMYVPGQEKDPDQFTKQIAFNVIPHIDKFMDSGETKEEWKMVAETKKIVDPKIKVTATCVRVPVFVGHSEAVNIEFEDFLDEDEARDILRESPGIMVVDKREDGGYTTPVECVGDYATFISRIRQDSTIDNGLNLWCVSDNLRKGAALNAVQIAETLGKRALKKG is encoded by the coding sequence ATGGGCTATAGAGTCGTTATCGCGGGCGCCACGGGCAATGTGGGTCGCGAAATGCTGAACATCCTGGCCGAGCGCCAGTTTCCGGTCGATGAGATTGCGGTCCTGGCATCGCGCAAATCTCTCGGCACCGAATGCAGCTTTGGCGACGAAACCCTGACCACAAAGGATCTGGACACGTTCGATTTCACCGGATGGGATATCGCGCTATTCGCGATCGGCTCCGATGCGACGAAAACCTACGCGCCCAGGGCCGCCAAGGCGGGCTGCGTGGTGATCGATAACTCCTCGCTCTACCGCTATGACCCGGACGTGCCGCTGGTCGTGCCGGAGGTGAACCCCGAGGCGGTCGATGGCTATGCCAAGAAAAACATCATCGCGAACCCGAATTGTTCGACCGCGCAGATGGTCGTCGCGCTGAAGCCGCTGCATGACCGCGCAACGATCAAACGCGTGGTGGTCTCGACCTATCAATCGGTCTCGGGCGCGGGCAAAGGCGGCATGGATGAGCTCTGGGATCAGACCAAGGGCATGTATGTCCCGGGTCAGGAGAAAGACCCCGATCAGTTTACCAAACAGATCGCCTTCAACGTGATCCCGCATATCGACAAGTTCATGGATAGCGGCGAGACCAAAGAAGAATGGAAGATGGTGGCCGAGACCAAGAAGATCGTTGATCCGAAGATCAAGGTCACGGCAACTTGCGTCCGCGTTCCGGTGTTCGTCGGGCATTCCGAAGCGGTGAATATCGAGTTCGAAGACTTCCTCGACGAAGATGAAGCGCGCGATATTCTGCGGGAAAGCCCGGGGATCATGGTGGTCGATAAGCGCGAAGATGGCGGTTACACCACACCGGTGGAATGCGTCGGCGATTACGCGACCTTCATCAGCCGTATCCGTCAGGATTCTACCATTGATAACGGTCTGAACCTCTGGTGCGTGTCTGACAATCTGCGCAAGGGCGCTGCGCTCAACGCGGTGCAGATCGCCGAGACGCTTGGCAAGCGCGCGCTGAAAAAAGGCTGA